The nucleotide window CTCATCGGGACTCATGAACTCGCATGCGAATCGTGCAATCTCCTCCTTTGCTCTATCCTCGCTCACGCTCTGGAATAGGCTCTTGCCCTGCTGAACGAGAGCATGCACGTAAGGTGTGCGGGCATAGCCAAAGACCCTAATTCGCAGCTCGTTACGCCGGTATGCCGCCTCATCTGTGTCCATTATCTCAGCATCACGCAGTTCTGTCCTACCTGCACAGAAATGTTCCACTATTCGCGCTGCGCACCTGGGAGATATCGCAAATACCGCGGAGTGCATCTTCACGCCCGCCGGGATACCCAGAATTGGAAGTTCTTTTCCAACCACACTGAAGATGTCCCTTGCAGTACCATCACCGCCACAGAACAGGAGCAGATCAATACCCTCGTCCATGAATATTCTACATGCGTTCCTCGTATCCTCAGCAGTAGTCCTCTCTTTGCTCGGGTACACAACCCTATAGCTGTGCTTATGCATAGTGAGTGCATTCTCACCCATATCGCCTCCACAGGTGATTATCGTCGGGCAAATGTCAACATTGAGTACATCCATGCATTGCCTCGCCCTGTGGCACGCAATCGGACTCGCACCCAGCTTCAATGCCTCTTCTACCAACCCATCTGTGCCTTTAAGCCCAACTGAGCCACCCATGCCTGCGATTGGATTTACAAGGAAACCGATCTTCATACCTCAATGTATAATTATTGTATTATTGTCCATTATTGTATGATAAGAATTATGATGATTTAAAGATGGGCGAAGGACGCTGCGATAGATGTAGCGTGAGCGAGAAGTTGCAGGTGACGGGCATAGCTTATCCTCCATATACATACACCATCTCTGCATGTGTAAGTATTTCAGAAGCCATTTTATCAATCTCCCTATAACTAATCCGTGCATCTATTGTATTAACCAGTATCTTCTTTAAAGCTGTCTTTATTCTTGCCCTCAAGTAGTCTTTTTTGCTCCAATCAGCTAATTTTACATAATAGCCAAGTTCCTTAGTAACCTCCTTAGCAATAGCCCTTATTTCTTCGTAATTTTCAAAAACTCTCTCTTTTGATGATAGCAGGTCATAGAATGCAAGCTCTTCCTCAGTTAAATCTAATTTTTCC belongs to Methanophagales archaeon and includes:
- a CDS encoding ATP-NAD kinase family protein, whose amino-acid sequence is MKIGFLVNPIAGMGGSVGLKGTDGLVEEALKLGASPIACHRARQCMDVLNVDICPTIITCGGDMGENALTMHKHSYRVVYPSKERTTAEDTRNACRIFMDEGIDLLLFCGGDGTARDIFSVVGKELPILGIPAGVKMHSAVFAISPRCAARIVEHFCAGRTELRDAEIMDTDEAAYRRNELRIRVFGYARTPYVHALVQQGKSLFQSVSEDRAKEEIARFACEFMSPDELYIMGAGTTIYKIAELLHLGADKTLLGVDAVKNGKLVGKDLNETDLLKLIANEDKVKIMVSPIGAQGFIFGRGNQQISAEVIQRVGIENIIVVATPQKLSDTPFLLVDTGNEELDKKLSGYISVVCGYRVAQRKEVRRG